A genomic stretch from Onychostoma macrolepis isolate SWU-2019 chromosome 02, ASM1243209v1, whole genome shotgun sequence includes:
- the LOC131529232 gene encoding delta-like protein C isoform X1, whose translation MGSSLLFCFQTIRFKMAQLLSTCFLVLISMQLVKSSAVFELKVQSFTTTTSSSVCKQSRDCQVFFRVCLNYTQDVISYRLACSNGTGLTETFSSDQSSISTSAPITVPFNLNWLGTVSVIIEARNAESSNDQPTEKLNNMIGHFATNINLNIGQKWSLGEHLGEQSELRFSYRVVCDEFYYGDDCSDFCRSRDDPFGHFTCDDTGNRICLPEWKGDYCAEPICLSGCSEEHGYCEAPGQCKCFIGWQGPRCDECVLYPGCLHGTCEQPFQCTCKKGWGGLFCDKDLNV comes from the exons ATGGGTTCGTCTTTACTTT TCTGCTTTCAGACAATACGATTCAAAATGGCTCAGCTTTTATCAACATGCTTCTTAGTTTTGATATCAATGCAACTG gtCAAATCCTCTGCTGTGTTTGAGTTGAAAGTGCAATCTTTCACAACAACTACCAGCagcagtgtgtgcaaacagtCCAGAGACTGTCAGGTTTTTTTCCGTGTTTGCCTGAACTACACGCAGGACGTCATATCATATAGACTGGCATGTTCAAATGGCACTGGACTGACAGAAACGTTCAGCTCAGACCAGAGCTCCATCTCCACTAGTGCACCAATAACTGTGCCCTTTAACTTAAATTGGCTG GGAACAGTCTCGGTGATAATTGAAGCAAGGAATGCAGAGTCCTCCAATGATCAGCCAACAG aGAAACTAAACAATATGATTGGCCACTTTGCCACCAATATAAATCTTAATATTGGTCAGAAATGGTCCCTTGGAGAGCATCTAGGAGAGCAAAGTGAGCTACGCTTTTCCTACCGTGTAGTGTGCGATGAATTCTACTATGGAGATGACTGCTCTGATTTCTGCCGTTCACGGGATGACCCTTTCGGTCACTTTACCTGTGACGACACTGGCAACAGAATTTGCTTACCTGAATGGAAAGGCGATTATTGTGCAGAGc CTATCTGCTTATCTGGATGTAGTGAGGAACATGGTTATTGTGAGGCCCCCGGTCAGTGCAAGTGCTTTATCGGGTGGCAGGGCCCCCGCTGTGATGAATGCGTACTTTACCCAGGGTGCCTACATGGCACCTGCGAACAACCCTTTCAGTGCACTTGTAAGAAGGGATGGGGTGGCCTGTTTTGCGACAAGGATCTTAATGTCTGA
- the LOC131529232 gene encoding delta-like protein C isoform X2, whose translation MAQLLSTCFLVLISMQLVKSSAVFELKVQSFTTTTSSSVCKQSRDCQVFFRVCLNYTQDVISYRLACSNGTGLTETFSSDQSSISTSAPITVPFNLNWLGTVSVIIEARNAESSNDQPTEKLNNMIGHFATNINLNIGQKWSLGEHLGEQSELRFSYRVVCDEFYYGDDCSDFCRSRDDPFGHFTCDDTGNRICLPEWKGDYCAEPICLSGCSEEHGYCEAPGQCKCFIGWQGPRCDECVLYPGCLHGTCEQPFQCTCKKGWGGLFCDKDLNV comes from the exons ATGGCTCAGCTTTTATCAACATGCTTCTTAGTTTTGATATCAATGCAACTG gtCAAATCCTCTGCTGTGTTTGAGTTGAAAGTGCAATCTTTCACAACAACTACCAGCagcagtgtgtgcaaacagtCCAGAGACTGTCAGGTTTTTTTCCGTGTTTGCCTGAACTACACGCAGGACGTCATATCATATAGACTGGCATGTTCAAATGGCACTGGACTGACAGAAACGTTCAGCTCAGACCAGAGCTCCATCTCCACTAGTGCACCAATAACTGTGCCCTTTAACTTAAATTGGCTG GGAACAGTCTCGGTGATAATTGAAGCAAGGAATGCAGAGTCCTCCAATGATCAGCCAACAG aGAAACTAAACAATATGATTGGCCACTTTGCCACCAATATAAATCTTAATATTGGTCAGAAATGGTCCCTTGGAGAGCATCTAGGAGAGCAAAGTGAGCTACGCTTTTCCTACCGTGTAGTGTGCGATGAATTCTACTATGGAGATGACTGCTCTGATTTCTGCCGTTCACGGGATGACCCTTTCGGTCACTTTACCTGTGACGACACTGGCAACAGAATTTGCTTACCTGAATGGAAAGGCGATTATTGTGCAGAGc CTATCTGCTTATCTGGATGTAGTGAGGAACATGGTTATTGTGAGGCCCCCGGTCAGTGCAAGTGCTTTATCGGGTGGCAGGGCCCCCGCTGTGATGAATGCGTACTTTACCCAGGGTGCCTACATGGCACCTGCGAACAACCCTTTCAGTGCACTTGTAAGAAGGGATGGGGTGGCCTGTTTTGCGACAAGGATCTTAATGTCTGA